The Kluyvera intermedia genome includes the window ATGCCGCTAAATTGCGGGCTAAAGCACCATACTAAACGGAACAGGATGCAGAAATGGTTACTTTCCACACTAATCACGGCGATATCGTCATCAAAACGTTCGACGATAAAGCGCCGGAAACAGTTAAAAACTTCCTGGACTACTGCCGCGAAGGTTTCTACAACAACACAATTTTCCACCGTGTTATTAATGGCTTCATGATTCAGGGCGGCGGTTTTGAGCCTGGCATGAACCAGAAAGAAACCAAAGAAGCCATCAAAAACGAAGCGAACAACGGTCTGAAAAACACCCGTGGTACGCTGGCAATGGCGCGTACCCAGGCTCCACACTCAGCGACTGCACAGTTCTTCATCAACGTTGCAGACAACGACTTCCTGAACTTCTCCGGTGAGAACCTGCAGGGCTGGGGTTATTGCGTATTCGCAGAAGTGGTTGAAGGTATGGACGTTGTTGAGAAGATCAAAGGCGTTTCTACTGGCCGTAGCGGTATGCACCAGGACGTTCCAAAAGAAGACGTTATCATTACAAGCGTGACCGTTAGCGAGTAATTGGTGGCGACACTCTTTATTGCAGACCTGCATCTGCAAACAGAAGAACCGGCGATTACCGCCGGTTTTCTGCGTTTTTTACACGGTGAAGCCCGCAGCGCCGATGCGCTGTATATCTTAGGCGACCTGTTTGAAGCCTGGATTGGCGACGACGACCCTAACCCGCTGCACCGTGAAATTGCCTGTGCTATCAAATCATTGGCTGATTCCGGCGTCCCCTGCTACTTCATTCATGGCAACCGGGATTTCCTTATCGGCAAGCGTTTTGCGACCGAAAGCGGCATGCAATTGCTGCCTGAAGAGAAAGTGCTCGATCTCTACGGCCGCCGGGTGCTGATTATGCACGGCGACACGCTTTGCACCGACGACCCCGGTTATCTGGCGTTTCGTGCCAAAGTTCATACGCCGTGGATCCAGAAATTATTCCTGGCCTTACCGCTATTTATCCGCCGCCGCATTGCACAGAAGATGCGTGACGACAGCAAAGCCGCCAACAGCAGTAAGTCGATGGAGATTATGGACGTCAACGCACAGGCCGTAGTTGAGGTCATGGAAAAACATCATGTGCAGTGGCTGATTCATGGGCATACCCATCGCCCGGATACCCATACGCTCGATGCCAACGGCGAAACCGCACATCGTGTGGTACTGGGCGCCTGGCACACGCAAGGCTCGATGGTAAAAGTCA containing:
- the lpxH gene encoding UDP-2,3-diacylglucosamine diphosphatase produces the protein MATLFIADLHLQTEEPAITAGFLRFLHGEARSADALYILGDLFEAWIGDDDPNPLHREIACAIKSLADSGVPCYFIHGNRDFLIGKRFATESGMQLLPEEKVLDLYGRRVLIMHGDTLCTDDPGYLAFRAKVHTPWIQKLFLALPLFIRRRIAQKMRDDSKAANSSKSMEIMDVNAQAVVEVMEKHHVQWLIHGHTHRPDTHTLDANGETAHRVVLGAWHTQGSMVKVSVDDVELIPFPF
- the ppiB gene encoding peptidylprolyl isomerase B, whose translation is MVTFHTNHGDIVIKTFDDKAPETVKNFLDYCREGFYNNTIFHRVINGFMIQGGGFEPGMNQKETKEAIKNEANNGLKNTRGTLAMARTQAPHSATAQFFINVADNDFLNFSGENLQGWGYCVFAEVVEGMDVVEKIKGVSTGRSGMHQDVPKEDVIITSVTVSE